The stretch of DNA CAGGACAAGAGCTTCTACGCGTCGATGCTGCTGACCGGGGCCATCGTGGTCGCCAGCATCCCGACGTTCCTGGGAGGGCCACTGACCGCATAATGGCCGAACACTACTCCTCCTTCGAGCGGGGCGGCCGCCGGTGGCTCCTCCAGCGCCTGACGGCGGTGTTCCTCATCGGCGTCCTGGCGTTTCACTTCCTGCTGTTGCACTTCGCCAACCACGCCGCCGACATCACGTTCGCGGGCACGCAGGCCCGGATGAGTCAGATCGGCTACTTCGCGACGATGTGGCTGTTCCTCGTGACTGCGACGTTCCACGGCGTCAACGGCGTCTACAACGCCCTCGTCAATCAGGGCATCAGCGGCACCCAGAAGCGAGCAGTCAAGTACGTCCTCGTGGTGGCGGGCCTACTGCTCGTCGCACAGGGGACGCGGGTCGCACTGGCGATGAACGGCTTCCTCTGAACCCATGAGCACGCAAATCGAACAACGAGAGACCGAGACCGAAGACGAAGAGACGGAGGCGGAGGTCCAGTCGCCGGGCGACCGGCGACGGGCCGAGAAGCGCCAGCGGCAGGCCGAGCGGGACCTGCAACGCGAGACCGAGGAGGCGTCGCTGGACGACGAGGAGACGATCTCGCTGAAGGTGTTCCGCTACGACCCCGAGGTCGAGGGCAAGCAGGAGCCCCGCTTCGACGACTTCACCGTCCCCTTCCACAAAGGGATGACCGTCCTGGACGCGCTGATGTACGCGCGGGACCACTACGACTCGTCGCTGACGTTCCGACACTCCTGTCGGCAGGCGGTCTGTGGCTCCGACGCGCTGTTCGTCAACGGCAGGCAGCGGCTGGGCTGTAAGACGCAGGTCGCCGATCTCGACGACCCGATCCGCATCGAACCGCTCCCCCACCAGGAGGTCGTCAAGGACCTCGTCGTGGACATGGAGCACTTCTACGACCAGATGGAGGCCGTCGAGCCGTACTTCGACGCCGACGAGACGCCCGACGACGAACTCGAGGAGCAACGACAGAGCCGCGAGAACCGCGAGAAGGTGAAGATGTCCACCCGGTGTATCTGGTGTGGGGCCTGTATGTCCTCCTGTAACATCGCGGCCGGCGACAACGAGTATCTCGGTCCCGCGGCCATCAACAAGGCCTACCGGTTCGCGATGGACGAACGCGAGGGCGAACAGCGCAAGCAGGAGCGCCTCCGCATCATCGAGCAGGAGCACGGCGTCTGGCGCTGTCAGACGCAGTTCTCCTGTACCGAGGTCTGCCCGAAGGACATCCCGCTGACGGAGCACATCCAGGAACTCAAGCGGGAAGCGGTGAAGAACAACCTCAAGTTCTGGTAGCTACCTCGACGGGCCGCCCTCGGTGACGAACTCGAAGCGCGCACCGCCCTCCGACGACTCGGTCGGGATGAACGACCAGCCGTGGGCATCGGCGATGGTGTCGACGATGCTCAGACCGAACCCGGTGCCGTCCTCGGACGTCGTGTACCCCGGTTCCAGGGCCGCCTCCGGGTCGCCGTCGAACCCCGTGCCGTCGTCCTCGACGACGAACCCCCAGTTCGTCCGCGCGACCGTGACCTCGGTCGTCGAGCCGCCGTGTTCGACGCTGTTCCGGAAGAGGTTCTCGAACACCTCGCGGAGCATGTCCGGATCGGCCGGGACGGGGTGGTCACCCCGGACCGTCAGCGAGATCTCGCCGGTCTCGACCATCCGCCACGCGCTCGGAGCGGCCTCGTCCAGTTCGACGGCGGTCGTCTCGGGGTCGACCTCGCCCTGACGGGCCATCGTCAGCAGGTCGTCGACCAGCGTGTCCATCCGATCGACGCACTTCTCGGCCCGTTCGAGGTGGTCTTCGTCCCCCGTCTCACGGGCCAGTTCCAGCGAGCCACGCAGGACGCTGATGGGGTTGCGCAGGTCGTGGCTGACGACGCTCGTGAACTGGTCCAGTTGCTCGTTTTTCGCCCGGAGGTCCCGCTCCCGCTCCTTGCGCTCGGTGATGTCCCGACTGGTGAGGAGGATGTCGCCGTCGAACGGCAGGTCGGCGGTGGTGCGACGACCCCGCGCTTCCAGCCACCGCCACTCGTCGTCGGCCGTCCGACAGCGGAACTCGACCGTCGCCTCGTCGCCGGGCTCCGAGAGCGAGTCACGAACCGTGCGCACGAGGCCGGCCACGTCGTCGGGGTGGACGTGTTCCCCGACGTGGGTGCCGATGACCGTTCCGGCCTCGCAACCGAGCATCTCCTCGACCGGCGGCGAGACGAACCGGACGACCGCCGCGTCGTCGAGGACCGTCAGCATCGTCGGCGTCTGCGCGACGAGTTCCTCGAACGCCGCGGCGACTCGGCGCTCCCGCTCGACCGGTCGTGCGTTCAGGACGAATCCATCGACGCCCGCCTCCCGACACTCGGTGACGGTCAGCGACAGCGGCAGCCACCGACCGTCGGCTCGCTGGACCCGGACGCTCACCCGGTCACGGTCCGGTCCCGCCCGTCCCACGACGTCGTCCAGCGTCGCCTCCAGGTCGGGCACGTCCTCGGAGTGGACGTGTGCGGCGAGCGACCCGCCGACGAGCGTCGAGGCGTCGTGGCCCAGCACCCGCTCCGTCGACGGCGTGACGTACTGGATCGCCATCCCCCGATCGGTGAGGAGGATCGCGTCGCCCGTGTTCGACACAACCGCCCGTGCTAACTCCGGTCGTCCGGCGTTCGATTCGCTCATACTCGTGCCAGTGGCCACACCGGGCACGTACCGCGACCACCCCCGGCTGTAACCTGTTAGTAAATGGATAGTCATCGCACTAAAGTATTGATGTATCGATACGTGTCTGACGCCCCTTCGGGGCCGGATTGGTCGCGACGTTCGGACGGAGCCGCGGCAGCGAACACGCCCAACAGGGAGGCTTAAGTTCGGCTAATACTAAGCCGCGGACAGGTCAGTATTCTATGTACGAACACGACGTCATCGTGGTCGGCGCGGGTGGTGCAGGCCTCAGAGCGGCGATCGCGGCACACGAGGAGGGTGCGGACGTGGCCCTCGTGACGAAACTCCACCCGGTCCGGAGCCACACGGGCGCGGCCGAGGGCGGGATCAACGCCGCCCTCCAGGAGGGCGACTCCTGGGACCTCCACGCGTACGACACGATGAAGGGGTCGGACTACCTCGGGGACGCCCCGGCGATCGACACCTTCGCGAAGGACGCTCCCGAGGAGGTCATCCAGCTCGAACACTGGGGGATGCCCTTCTCCCGCGAGGACGACGGGCGCGTCTCCCAGCGACCGTTCGGCGGCCTCTCGTACCCGCGGACGACGTACGCGGGCGCGGAGACCGGCCACCACCTGCTGCACACGATGTACGAGCAGGTCGTCAAGCGCGGCATCGAGGTGTACGACGAGTGGTACGTCACGAACCTCGCCGTCACCGACCACGACGACCCCGAGGAACGGGTCTGTCACGGCTGCGTGGCCTACGACATCAAGTCCGGGAAGATCGAGGGGTTCCGGGCCAAGAACGGCGTCATCCTCGCGACCGGCGGACTGGGACAGGCGTTCGACCACACGACCAACGCGGTCGCCAACACCGGCGACGGCGTCGCGATGGCCTACCGCGCCGGCGTCCCCATCGAGGACATGGAGATGATCCAGTTCCACCCGACGACGCTGCCGTCGACGGGCGTGCTCATCTCCGAGGGTGTCCGCGGTGAGGGCGGCATCCTCTACAACGAGGACGAAGAGCGGTTCATGTTCGAGTACGGCTACGCCAACAACGAGGGCGAACTCGCCTCCCGTGACGTGGTCGCCCGCGCCGAACTCACCGAGGTCAACGAGGGCCGGGGCGTCGAGGACGAGTGGGTCGACCTCGACATGCGCCACCTCGGCGAGGAGCGCATCATCGACCGCCTGGAGAACATCCTCCACCTCGCGGAGGACTTCGAGGGCGTCGACGGCCTCGACGAGCCGATGCCGGTCAAGCCCGGCCAGCACTACGCGATGGGCGGCATCGAGTGCGACGAGAACGGCGAGACCTGCATCGACGGGCTGTACGCCGCCGGCGAGACGGCCTGCGTCTCGCTCCACGGCGCGAACCGCCTGGGCGGGAACGCCCTGCCGGAACT from Haloarcula litorea encodes:
- a CDS encoding succinate dehydrogenase hydrophobic membrane anchor subunit, translating into MAEHYSSFERGGRRWLLQRLTAVFLIGVLAFHFLLLHFANHAADITFAGTQARMSQIGYFATMWLFLVTATFHGVNGVYNALVNQGISGTQKRAVKYVLVVAGLLLVAQGTRVALAMNGFL
- a CDS encoding succinate dehydrogenase/fumarate reductase iron-sulfur subunit, with translation MSTQIEQRETETEDEETEAEVQSPGDRRRAEKRQRQAERDLQRETEEASLDDEETISLKVFRYDPEVEGKQEPRFDDFTVPFHKGMTVLDALMYARDHYDSSLTFRHSCRQAVCGSDALFVNGRQRLGCKTQVADLDDPIRIEPLPHQEVVKDLVVDMEHFYDQMEAVEPYFDADETPDDELEEQRQSRENREKVKMSTRCIWCGACMSSCNIAAGDNEYLGPAAINKAYRFAMDEREGEQRKQERLRIIEQEHGVWRCQTQFSCTEVCPKDIPLTEHIQELKREAVKNNLKFW
- a CDS encoding PAS domain S-box protein yields the protein MTIHLLTGYSRGWSRYVPGVATGTSMSESNAGRPELARAVVSNTGDAILLTDRGMAIQYVTPSTERVLGHDASTLVGGSLAAHVHSEDVPDLEATLDDVVGRAGPDRDRVSVRVQRADGRWLPLSLTVTECREAGVDGFVLNARPVERERRVAAAFEELVAQTPTMLTVLDDAAVVRFVSPPVEEMLGCEAGTVIGTHVGEHVHPDDVAGLVRTVRDSLSEPGDEATVEFRCRTADDEWRWLEARGRRTTADLPFDGDILLTSRDITERKERERDLRAKNEQLDQFTSVVSHDLRNPISVLRGSLELARETGDEDHLERAEKCVDRMDTLVDDLLTMARQGEVDPETTAVELDEAAPSAWRMVETGEISLTVRGDHPVPADPDMLREVFENLFRNSVEHGGSTTEVTVARTNWGFVVEDDGTGFDGDPEAALEPGYTTSEDGTGFGLSIVDTIADAHGWSFIPTESSEGGARFEFVTEGGPSR
- a CDS encoding FAD-binding protein; the encoded protein is MYEHDVIVVGAGGAGLRAAIAAHEEGADVALVTKLHPVRSHTGAAEGGINAALQEGDSWDLHAYDTMKGSDYLGDAPAIDTFAKDAPEEVIQLEHWGMPFSREDDGRVSQRPFGGLSYPRTTYAGAETGHHLLHTMYEQVVKRGIEVYDEWYVTNLAVTDHDDPEERVCHGCVAYDIKSGKIEGFRAKNGVILATGGLGQAFDHTTNAVANTGDGVAMAYRAGVPIEDMEMIQFHPTTLPSTGVLISEGVRGEGGILYNEDEERFMFEYGYANNEGELASRDVVARAELTEVNEGRGVEDEWVDLDMRHLGEERIIDRLENILHLAEDFEGVDGLDEPMPVKPGQHYAMGGIECDENGETCIDGLYAAGETACVSLHGANRLGGNALPELLVFGARAGHHAAGKDMKVAEIETGPSAKSEDGQVDTPVSPGAIDAGDDEVAADGAAVEPTGVIENTVEQERTRVETLLAEDGINHAEVRADVQETMTQHVNVFREEDGLKQALRDIRRARQEYKDVAVEDPSRTFNTDLIHTIETRNILDVAEAITLGALAREEFRGAHWRAEHQERKDDEWIKHTMLAWNDGTPELYYKPVILEGDEETYEPKERSY